In Argopecten irradians isolate NY chromosome 11, Ai_NY, whole genome shotgun sequence, one DNA window encodes the following:
- the LOC138335169 gene encoding uncharacterized protein codes for MATVQDLISLGKEIGLQGQELRQFVAEEQAKARDEREEARKVRLRELDEKEKERQFQKEMLAEHAREEKEKEERAIEEHRRQMELQAAQSRPVRDGTGVRGPKLPAFEDGKDNMDSYLQRFERYATAQNWDQHSWGANLSALLKGKALDVFSRLPVDQALDYQELKKALLKRFEKTEDGFRKAFRSSRPEGGETFTQFSLRLDNYFERWVEMTRTEKTYERLKDLVIRDQFIYCCGRELALFLKERIPSSLQEMARLADQFADARGSRNNLMTSRTNKHGDVKPQQNSSAHITDNLRGKATVPQKERKCYSCGKPGHLSFECRNKKSSSVAAVLGESAKGQGNWFTRHKRCEGRGSQALTKKSTAASCPPTLSESCNIRMAGAKGMPIASGYVGDHFVTVLRDSGCSGVVVRKDLVDSSRISDRRQVCSLADGSRIQVPVAELDIDTPYFKGTADAWVLETPLYDLIIGNVDGARPPNQPDDEWQRDDGTVQAVETRAQKKIKESGYRPLHVRDATDIGTMEDIRKEQQVDPTLLKFRDMANNDDQQDRQDGGVSVIFYHKGLLYRKFRSPKVANGKEFRQLVVPGKFRQAVLDLAHSSIMAGHLGVKRTSTRVLSEFFWPGVQADVGRYCRSCDICQRTISKGRVPVAPLGNMPLIDTPFKRVAVDLIGPIQPATDRGNRYILTVVDYATRYPEAVALRGIETERVAEALVDIFSRVGVPAEMLSDQGAQFTSDVMREVARLLSMKQLTTSPYHPMCNGLVERFNGTLKQMLRRMSAERPKDWDKFINALLFAYREVPQESLGFSPFELLYGRSVRGPMMILKELWTKDMPDDDVKSTYQYVVDLRERLEETCQLAKEHLEKAKGKQKKYFNRKARIRELKAGDKVLVLLPTKANKLLMQWRGPFEVIERVGPSDYRINRDGKIKTLHVNLLKKYVEPQSKSKDADSSGILGCIATAVLHEDEDDCNGDTELETLPSKAGKEGVEDVVIAEELTSSQLEEVHELLHSYTDVLTDMPGHTNLAVHDIHTTTSEPVRVKQYPLPYSTKEVIMDEVKKMIDMDIIEPSESPYAAPVVMVKKKDGTNRFCIDFRRLNRVTVFDAEPMPDTNNIFGRLAGARFFSKLDLSKGYWQVPMAESAKSKTAFITPQGLYQFRVMPFGLVNAPATFSRLMRKLLAGMDCLDNFIDDILIFTDTWEQHLEVLRELFGRLRKARLTARPTKCSIGFKSLPCLGYVVGDQRLRPDQEKIKAIEEAPRPETKKQVRSFLGLASFYRRFIPNFSAIAIPLSDLTKKGLANKVEWNANHEKAFLSLKKMLTSSPVLKLPDLSQEFILRTDASDTGIGAVLLQEENDKAMPVAYASRKLLPREKNYAIIERECLAIVWGIQKFEPYLYGREFVLETDHQPLTYLNRTRTANGRLMRWALLLQPYRFRLRAIKGCDNVGADYLSRV; via the coding sequence ATGGCGACGGTTCAGGATCTCATTTCTTTAGGTAAAGAAATTGGTTTACAGGGCCAGGAGTTACGCCAGTTTGTGGCTGAAGAGCAAGCTAAGGCCAGAGATGAAAGGGAAGAAGCCAGAAAGGTCAGATTACGAGAACTTGACGAGAAAGAGAAGGAACGTCAATTTCAGAAGGAAATGTTAGCAGAACATGCCAGAGAGGAGAAAGAGAAAGAGGAGAGAGCCATTGAAGAACATAGGAGACAGATGGAATTGCAGGCGGCACAATCGAGACCAGTGCGAGATGGAACAGGAGTACGGGGTCCTAAGCTTCCTGCTTTCGAAGATGGTAAAGACAACATGGATTCTTATTTGCAGCGATTCGAGAGGTATGCAACCGCTCAGAACTGGGATCAGCATAGTTGGGGAGCTAACCTTAGCGCTCTGCTCAAAGGTAAGGCGCTTGATGTCTTTTCTCGCCTTCCTGTCGACCAGGCTCTTGATTACCAGGAACTAAAGAAGGCTTTGCTCAAGCGGTTTGAGAAGACGGAAGACGGTTTTAGGAAGGCATTTCGTTCTTCAAGACCAGAAGGCGGTGAGACTTTTACACAGTTTTCCCTGAGGTTAGACAACTATTTCGAGCGATGGGTTGAGATGACCAGGACTGAGAAAACCTATGAGCGACTGAAGGACCTAGTGATCAGGGATCAGTTTATTTATTGTTGTGGAAGGGAATTAGCGCTGTTCTTGAAGGAAAGGATTCCTTCATCCTTGCAAGAGATGGCCAGACTTGCTGACCAATTTGCTGATGCTAGAGGTAGCAGGAATAATTTGATGACGTCGAGAACAAACAAGCATGGGGATGTGAAGCCACAGCAGAACAGCAGTGCTCATATTACTGACAACTTGCGTGGGAAAGCAACTGTACCACAGAAGGAGAGGAAATGCTATTCTTGCGGGAAACCTGGACATTTGTCATTTGAGTGTCGCAACAAGAAGTCGTCCAGCGTTGCTGCTGTTTTAGGCGAGTCAGCGAAAGGACAAGGAAATTGGTTTACTAGACACAAAAGATGTGAGGGTAGAGGAAGTCAAGCACTAACGAAGAAGTCCACAGCTGCTAGTTGTCCTCCGACACTGAGTGAGTCATGCAACATAAGGATGGCTGGGGCTAAGGGCATGCCAATCGCAAGTGGATATGTCGGTGATCATTTCGTCACAGTATTGAGAGATAGCGGCTGTAGCGGTGTTGTCGTGAGGAAGGATCTTGTAGACTCCTCTAGGATATCTGACCGGCGACAGGTTTGCTCGTTAGCAGATGGATCAAGGATCCAGGTGCCGGTAGCAGAATTGGATATTGACACGCCGTATTTTAAGGGAACAGCTGATGCATGGGTATTAGAGACTCCTCTATATGACTTGATAATTGGGAACGTGGACGGTGCTAGACCCCCTAATCAGCCAGATGATGAGTGGCAAAGAGATGATGGCACAGTTCAGGCAGTAGAGACAAGGGCACAGAAGAAGATTAAGGAGAGTGGGTACCGGCCGTTACATGTAAGGGATGCAACTGACATAGGAACCATGGAAGATATTAGGAAGGAACAGCAAGTTGATCCTACTCTGTTGAAGTTCAGGGACATGGCGAATAATGATGACCAGCAAGACCGACAGGACGGAGGAGTTTCAGTGATATTTTATCACAAGGGTCTTCTATACAGGAAATTTCGGAGTCCAAAGGTAGCAAATGGAAAGGAGTTTCGTCAGCTGGTAGTTCCGGGTAAATTTCGTCAGGCAGTCTTGGACCTTGCACATTCATCAATTATGGCTGGACACTTGGGAGTCAAACGGACATCAACTCGTGTTCTATCGGAATTCTTTTGGCCTGGTGTCCAAGCGGATGTTGGAAGGTACTGTAGATCATGTGACATATGCCAGCGAACTATTTCCAAGGGGAGAGTTCCTGTTGCACCTCTAGGGAACATGCCGCTTATAGATACGCCATTTAAGAGGGTTGCAGTAGACCTTATCGGACCTATTCAACCGGCGACAGACAGAGGGAACAGATACATTCTGACGGTGGTAGACTACGCGACTCGCTATCCGGAGGCAGTGGCTCTACGAGGAATAGAGACAGAACGTGTGGCGGAAGCGTTAGTCGATATATTTAGCAGAGTTGGAGTTCCAGCGGAAATGCTCTCGGATCAAGGGGCACAGTTCACTTCTGATGTCATGCGTGAAGTTGCCCGACTGCTATCAATGAAGCAATTAACGACGTCCCCTTATCATCCTATGTGTAACGGATTGGTTGAGAGATTCAACGGGACACTTAAGCAAATGCTTCGGAGAATGAGCGCGGAACGACCAAAGGACTGGGACAAGTTCATCAATGCGTTACTTTTTGCATACCGTGAAGTTCCTCAAGAGAGCCTCGGATTTTCTCCATTCGAGCTACTATACGGCAGATCAGTTCGCGGCCCCATGATGATATTGAAGGAGTTGTGGACCAAGGACATGCCGGATGACGATGTGAAGTCTACATACCAGTATGTGGTGGACTTAAGGGAGAGATTGGAGGAAACTTGTCAGTTGGCAAAGGAACATCTAGAGAAGGCAAAAGGTAAGCAGAAGAAGTACTTCAACCGCAAAGCGAGGATAAGAGAATTGAAAGCGGGAGACAAGGTGTTGGTACTCTTGCCGACCAAGGCGAACAAACTTCTTATGCAGTGGCGTggaccatttgaagtaattgaAAGGGTTGGACCTTCGGACTACAGAATAAATCGTGATGGTAAGATCAAGACACTTCATGTGAATCTCCTGAAGAAATATGTTGAACCACAAAGCAAGAGTAAAGATGCAGATTCTAGCGGAATACTTGGGTGTATAGCTACGGCAGTGTTGCACGAGGATGAGGACGACTGTAATGGTGACACAGAGCTGGAGACACTTCCATCCAAGGCAGGTAAAGAGGGTGTGGAGGATGTCGTCATAGCGGAGGAACTGACATCATCACAGTTGGAGGAAGTCCACGAGTTACTTCATTCGTATACAGATGTGCTTACGGATATGCCTGGACACACAAACCTAGCCGTACACGACATACACACGACAACATCAGAGCCGGTTCGTGTTAAACAGTATCCATTgccatacagtaccaaggaagTGATTATGGATGAAGTCAAGAAGATGATTGACATGGACATCATAGAGCCATCAGAATCACCATATGCAGCACCCGTCGTTATGGTGAAGAAGAAAGACGGAACCAACAGATTCTGCATTGATTTCAGGAGGCTGAACCGCGTGACAGTCTTTGACGCTGAGCCGATGCCCGATACGAACAACATATTCGGTCGTTTGGCAGGAGCACGTTTCTTTTCAAAGTTGGACTTGTCTAAAGGGTACTGGCAGGTGCCAATGGCAGAAAGTGCGAAGTCGAAGACAGCGTTCATCACACCGCAGGGACTTTACCAATTTCGGGTAATGCCGTTTGGATTAGTAAACGCGCCTGCGACGTTTAGTCGACTAATGAGAAAACTATTAGCCGGAATGGATTGTCTGGATAATTTCATCGATGACATTCTTATTTTCACGGACACTTGGGAACAACATTTGGAAGTTTTGAGGGAATTGTTTGGGCGATTGAGGAAAGCGAGACTAACAGCACGCCCAACGAAGTGTTCGATTGGTTTCAAATCATTACCGTGCCTGGGATATGTGGTAGGAGACCAGCGACTTCGACCGGACCAGGAGAAGATCAAGGCTATCGAGGAAGCGCCGAGACCGGAAACAAAGAAACAAGTTCGTTCGTTTCTAGGACTGGCCAGTTTCTATCGGAGATTCATTCCGAATTTCTCAGCCATAGCCATACCACTGAGTGATTTAACCAAGAAAGGCCTTGCGAACAAGGTGGAATGGAACGCGAATCATGAGAAGGCGTTTTTGTCACTGAAGAAGATGTTAACCAGTAGCCCAGTACTGAAGCTACCGGATTTGTCTCAGGAGTTCATTCTTAGAACTGACGCATCCGATACGGGTATCGGAGCTGTGTTACTTCAGGAGGAGAACGACAAGGCGATGCCAGTAGCATACGCTAGCAGGAAACTTCTTCCGCGTGAGAAGAACTATGCCATTATTGAACGTGAGTGCCTTGCAATCGTTTGGGGTATACAGAAGTTTGAGCCCTATCTGTACGGACGCGAGTTTGTATTGGAAACGGATCATCAACCGCTGACGTATCTGAACCGGACGAGGACAGCTAA